In Candidatus Limnocylindrales bacterium, the following are encoded in one genomic region:
- a CDS encoding NAD(P)-dependent oxidoreductase codes for MNSKNPIVPKNIVVTGGAGFIGQALVRRLQAIGHQVLVIDKQASLNGNGYPAERLKLVDITKLDELSRAIPKDVDIVCHLAGLVADDANSNPYHAVYINEMGTANILEICRTHKIPKILFASTFLIYENCGRDFVDETTAIDITNLGPFSRSKLFSEQLIKDYQKKYGIKYIILRFGSVYGCGNGSNVIRTFIEQGLKGERIVVWGEGKRTRQFIYLEDLVDAVVLALDQENEIFNICGETQTSTRSILDSLQELVPHLNVSFDLTKKEKVETYYISIKKAGDKLGWVPKTSIDDGLKQTTEWFSKQLKAF; via the coding sequence ATGAATTCAAAAAATCCAATAGTTCCTAAAAATATTGTCGTTACAGGTGGTGCCGGATTTATTGGTCAAGCCCTGGTCAGGAGACTCCAGGCAATAGGCCATCAGGTTCTGGTAATAGATAAGCAAGCTTCCCTTAACGGAAATGGCTATCCGGCAGAAAGGTTAAAACTGGTGGATATTACTAAACTTGATGAACTCAGCCGGGCAATACCCAAAGATGTGGATATCGTCTGCCATCTTGCTGGATTAGTTGCCGATGATGCGAACTCCAATCCTTACCATGCGGTCTATATTAACGAAATGGGAACGGCTAACATTTTAGAAATTTGCCGTACCCATAAAATCCCTAAGATTCTCTTTGCCAGTACATTTTTAATTTATGAGAATTGTGGCCGAGATTTTGTAGATGAAACCACGGCCATTGATATCACCAATCTAGGACCTTTCTCCCGGAGCAAGCTGTTCAGTGAACAACTCATTAAAGACTATCAGAAAAAGTATGGAATCAAATACATTATCCTGCGATTCGGTTCTGTATATGGATGTGGGAACGGATCTAATGTGATCCGAACTTTTATCGAGCAGGGTTTAAAAGGAGAACGTATTGTAGTCTGGGGAGAAGGAAAACGCACACGTCAATTTATTTACCTGGAAGATTTGGTGGACGCCGTGGTACTGGCCCTGGATCAGGAGAATGAAATATTTAACATCTGTGGGGAAACCCAAACCTCTACACGATCTATTCTGGATAGTCTCCAAGAATTAGTGCCTCATTTAAATGTATCCTTTGACCTGACGAAGAAGGAAAAAGTAGAGACCTATTACATCTCCATCAAAAAAGCAGGTGATAAGCTGGGATGGGTACCCAAGACTTCTATCGATGACGGTCTGAAACAGACAACGGAGTGGTTTAGTAAGCAATTAAAAGCCTTTTAA
- a CDS encoding DegT/DnrJ/EryC1/StrS family aminotransferase: MKIAATKAYFSPSSIEFILTHFREILEGKSFLSMYKHGENFEKSFASYIGTKFAVSCNSGTSALEIILRAIGVKDYDVIVPTMTFAATAYTVISAGGRPIFADCTSDMTVDPEDVRKRLTPKTKVIITVHIGGLVSPHTYELMDLCKEKGLLLVEDAAHAHGSALDGRKAGTLGIAAGFSFFSTKVMTTGEGGMVTTNDPDIYNRALLLRNHAKINNTNYHREFGYNWRMPEVEALLGLAQLSELDSFIQRRNEIAKIYDEKFREIPQISTLKVPANVRHNFYKYIAFLPPGVDRDLFHKKMKADYNVTMGGYVYEVPCHLQPVFKDYATESLPVSEDLAKRHICPPIYYTLTDEEARYVVDSIGRCLA; this comes from the coding sequence ATGAAGATAGCTGCAACGAAAGCTTATTTTTCACCTTCTAGTATTGAGTTTATTCTGACCCATTTTCGAGAGATTTTAGAAGGAAAGTCTTTTCTCTCCATGTATAAGCATGGAGAGAACTTTGAGAAAAGCTTTGCCAGTTATATAGGAACTAAATTTGCCGTTAGTTGTAATAGTGGAACTTCAGCTTTAGAGATTATCCTTCGGGCCATCGGCGTGAAAGATTATGATGTCATCGTCCCTACGATGACCTTCGCCGCCACAGCCTATACAGTAATAAGTGCGGGAGGTCGACCGATTTTTGCAGATTGTACCTCGGATATGACTGTAGATCCTGAGGATGTGCGAAAGCGCTTAACTCCGAAGACCAAGGTCATTATTACCGTTCACATCGGAGGACTTGTCTCTCCCCATACCTATGAACTCATGGACCTTTGTAAGGAAAAAGGACTCCTCCTGGTCGAAGATGCTGCCCATGCCCATGGGAGCGCTCTGGATGGCAGAAAAGCAGGAACCTTAGGGATCGCAGCAGGATTTTCTTTTTTCTCAACCAAGGTTATGACGACGGGGGAAGGCGGAATGGTTACCACCAACGATCCGGATATTTATAACCGGGCTTTGCTCCTGAGGAATCATGCGAAGATCAATAACACCAATTACCATCGGGAGTTCGGATATAACTGGCGGATGCCGGAAGTAGAAGCCCTTCTGGGACTTGCTCAGTTAAGTGAACTGGATTCGTTTATTCAACGAAGAAATGAAATTGCTAAAATTTATGATGAGAAATTCCGTGAAATCCCTCAGATTAGTACTTTGAAAGTTCCTGCCAATGTCCGACACAATTTCTACAAATATATAGCTTTCCTTCCCCCAGGGGTAGATCGAGATTTATTCCATAAAAAAATGAAGGCAGATTATAACGTGACCATGGGAGGGTACGTTTATGAAGTTCCCTGCCATTTACAACCGGTTTTTAAAGATTATGCAACAGAAAGTCTGCCTGTTTCGGAAGATCTGGCTAAAAGGCATATCTGTCCTCCGATCTATTATACCCTGACAGATGAAGAGGCCAGATATGTAGTCGATTCCATTGGGAGGTGCCTGGCATGA
- a CDS encoding alkaline phosphatase family protein, which yields MNKILIIGLDGGTFDLIRPWAAEGKLPNLARIMERGSYGELQSTFPPMTFPAWTTFMTGKNPGNHGIFDFTERKPGSYEIEFVNAKRRQSKTIWKILSEAGKRVGVVAVPVTYPPEEINGVMICGFDAPGVASEADPTSMYPPELYEELKRSIGGYIISADIMKYMNEGRPAEALPVILKTIERKAATAKYLLQREPWDCFMILFGESDLIGHHYWKYHDPNSPLHDPHESPECAKAVLTVYQTLDRIIGELTGMISEDTVVILMSDHGFGGAGDKVIYLNRWLESIGLLKFRASSEKTSFQSIFSKVLNWAKHWGLKTIPPRIKKELFRRRTHIVNKMESWLRFSAIDWKNTLAYSEETPYYPTIWINLKGREPEGIVEPGEEYEKIRQRVIRLLKAWKDPETQQPVVEEVYTREEVYQGKYVHRAPDLLIKWSLDRGYSYQSRSSYYSKDRAPITRLKPDSPGEPKFFSGRTGSHRDQGILMMVGPMIKRNFPLQGARIIDLPSTILYLLGVPVPDDLEGRVLMEAFQDTYRLKNPIRTRQVGGGGWEKTDVDTYSDEETLEISERLKGMGYIE from the coding sequence ATGAACAAGATACTTATTATCGGTCTCGATGGAGGAACCTTCGACTTAATCCGGCCTTGGGCGGCTGAAGGCAAATTGCCCAATTTAGCCAGAATTATGGAGCGTGGATCCTATGGGGAATTACAATCGACCTTTCCTCCCATGACTTTTCCGGCATGGACAACCTTTATGACCGGGAAAAACCCGGGGAATCATGGTATTTTTGATTTTACCGAGCGTAAACCGGGAAGTTACGAGATAGAGTTCGTCAATGCCAAACGTCGGCAGAGCAAAACCATCTGGAAGATCCTCAGCGAAGCAGGTAAGCGTGTTGGGGTGGTGGCAGTACCGGTCACTTATCCGCCTGAAGAAATTAACGGGGTTATGATTTGTGGCTTTGATGCTCCGGGAGTGGCTTCGGAGGCCGATCCTACTTCTATGTATCCTCCGGAACTCTACGAAGAGCTGAAACGAAGTATCGGAGGCTATATCATTTCGGCAGATATCATGAAATATATGAATGAAGGCCGCCCGGCAGAAGCACTCCCCGTTATTTTGAAGACCATTGAACGGAAAGCGGCAACTGCGAAATACCTTTTGCAGCGAGAACCTTGGGACTGCTTCATGATTTTGTTTGGAGAATCGGATTTGATCGGCCATCACTACTGGAAGTATCACGATCCGAACTCACCTCTCCACGACCCCCATGAATCACCGGAATGTGCCAAAGCCGTTCTCACCGTCTATCAGACCCTGGATCGTATTATTGGAGAACTGACCGGCATGATATCCGAAGACACCGTGGTTATTCTTATGTCAGATCACGGATTCGGTGGGGCCGGAGACAAGGTCATTTACCTGAATCGATGGTTGGAAAGCATAGGACTTCTCAAATTTCGCGCTTCCAGTGAGAAAACCTCTTTCCAAAGTATATTTTCTAAAGTCTTGAATTGGGCTAAGCATTGGGGCCTTAAAACTATCCCTCCACGCATTAAGAAAGAGCTTTTTCGTCGAAGAACCCACATCGTTAATAAAATGGAATCCTGGCTACGCTTCTCTGCCATAGATTGGAAGAATACCCTGGCTTATTCTGAAGAAACACCTTACTACCCGACGATTTGGATCAATTTGAAAGGGAGAGAACCGGAAGGAATTGTCGAACCGGGAGAGGAATACGAAAAGATCCGTCAACGGGTGATCCGGCTCCTGAAGGCGTGGAAGGATCCTGAAACTCAACAACCTGTGGTGGAAGAGGTTTATACACGGGAAGAAGTTTATCAGGGTAAATACGTTCATAGGGCTCCAGATCTCTTAATCAAGTGGAGTCTGGATCGGGGATATTCTTACCAAAGTAGATCCAGTTACTACTCTAAAGATCGAGCTCCGATTACGCGGTTGAAACCGGATTCCCCCGGTGAGCCTAAGTTTTTCTCGGGTCGTACAGGAAGCCATCGAGATCAAGGAATTCTTATGATGGTGGGACCCATGATCAAGCGTAATTTTCCTCTTCAGGGAGCTCGCATTATAGACCTTCCTTCCACCATACTCTATCTGTTAGGTGTACCGGTTCCAGATGATTTAGAAGGAAGGGTTCTGATGGAAGCTTTTCAGGATACCTACCGGCTGAAAAATCCTATTCGCACCCGTCAGGTAGGAGGAGGTGGATGGGAAAAAACCGATGTAGACACTTACTCGGATGAAGAAACCCTTGAGATCAGCGAAAGACTTAAGGGAATGGGATACATTGAATAG
- a CDS encoding carbohydrate kinase family protein, with protein sequence MNIAVIGTINLDTLILPDGKIQQSFGGILYNVLSLATLLPAGDTILPICKIGVDHYEAILSLCKPFPQIRLDHIQRDPGGTNENVITYTSVNTRTEKLACRVSPLSLSEVQGGLSAEAILVNFISGSDISLEALNYLKTHRTGLLCVDVQWLSTGLKEDGTKFFRPIPDWRKWLDRVDIVKLNENEIRTLSDGASLLEEPYLQTALKLIRQGVSVVLITLGSEGSQLVYRDADNTIYFYVSRGVPLEKVVDPTGCGDVFISAFLAYYVKEPDVLRANLFAHAAAALNAQRVGLTGVYNLGKARRLMEEVYKEELRQIAQGYKGEKQGSCELLEVEGNGLYLA encoded by the coding sequence TTGAATATTGCTGTTATTGGAACCATCAATCTCGATACCCTCATTTTGCCCGATGGAAAGATCCAGCAAAGCTTTGGGGGAATTCTCTATAATGTTCTGTCCCTGGCTACTCTCCTTCCTGCCGGTGATACCATCTTGCCGATATGCAAAATAGGAGTGGATCACTATGAAGCTATCCTCTCGTTGTGTAAACCTTTTCCCCAGATTCGGCTGGATCACATCCAGAGGGACCCGGGGGGAACCAACGAAAATGTAATTACTTACACCTCTGTGAATACCCGAACAGAAAAACTCGCCTGTCGAGTTTCTCCCCTTTCGTTATCAGAGGTCCAAGGGGGTCTGTCTGCAGAAGCCATACTTGTGAATTTTATCTCCGGATCGGATATTTCGCTGGAAGCCCTGAATTACCTCAAAACCCATAGAACCGGGCTACTCTGTGTGGATGTTCAATGGCTCAGTACCGGTTTAAAGGAGGATGGAACCAAGTTTTTCCGACCTATTCCAGATTGGCGAAAGTGGTTAGACCGGGTAGATATCGTTAAACTGAATGAGAATGAAATCAGAACCTTATCCGATGGGGCAAGTCTTTTAGAAGAGCCCTATCTGCAGACTGCATTAAAACTGATTCGACAGGGGGTTTCGGTGGTATTGATTACCCTTGGATCGGAAGGATCTCAGCTTGTTTATCGAGATGCCGATAATACCATCTATTTTTACGTCTCCCGAGGGGTCCCTCTGGAAAAGGTAGTAGATCCCACCGGCTGTGGAGATGTCTTCATTTCGGCTTTTCTGGCCTACTATGTAAAGGAGCCAGACGTTCTCCGGGCCAATTTGTTTGCCCACGCTGCGGCTGCACTAAATGCACAAAGGGTAGGCTTAACCGGGGTTTATAACCTGGGAAAGGCGAGAAGGCTCATGGAGGAGGTTTACAAAGAAGAATTGAGGCAGATCGCGCAGGGCTATAAAGGGGAAAAACAGGGATCCTGTGAACTTTTAGAAGTAGAAGGAAACGGTTTATATCTTGCATAG
- the mce gene encoding methylmalonyl-CoA epimerase encodes MFKKIDHIGIAVKNLDKTVEFYTRVLGLKLEGVHQVDTYQVRTAFFPVGESHLELIEPTPENKGVQKFLEKRGEGIHHICFLVDDIQKALDAMAAQGVELIDKTPRQVNPTTRAAFVHPKSTGGVLIELYEKSEK; translated from the coding sequence ATGTTCAAGAAAATAGATCATATCGGAATCGCTGTTAAAAATCTGGATAAGACTGTTGAATTTTATACCAGAGTCCTTGGTCTCAAGCTGGAGGGGGTTCATCAGGTGGATACTTATCAGGTTCGGACAGCTTTTTTTCCCGTAGGTGAGAGTCACCTGGAACTTATTGAGCCGACTCCAGAAAATAAAGGGGTCCAGAAGTTTCTTGAAAAGCGAGGAGAGGGTATTCATCATATTTGTTTTTTAGTGGATGACATTCAAAAGGCACTAGATGCCATGGCCGCCCAGGGTGTTGAGCTCATTGATAAAACTCCCAGACAGGTCAATCCAACCACCAGGGCTGCTTTTGTACATCCTAAAAGTACTGGAGGGGTGCTTATCGAGTTATACGAAAAATCGGAAAAATAG
- the prmA gene encoding 50S ribosomal protein L11 methyltransferase — MEWIEISIMTSQEAQELISNFLMDLGSPGVVLEDNSPLPPFPESEIDSRKEVKDCLIKGYFPLKVDLTKVTDQVGKYLALLESNQISVGAKTLQTRILREEDWESNWKKYFKPFPVGKRLVIKPSWESCETKPDQVVIDIDPGMAFGTGKHETTQLCLELLEESISPGIRVLDIGTGSGILAIAAAKLGASRVLGVEIDPVTIQYARENLIKNAVQSKITLYLGSLESLGQVDEPFDLVLMNIRPRVILSLVEPLKKYLKPASLLILSGILQTEEQEFIEALKEKSLIIKEQKLKGEWIALVCMQTFAC, encoded by the coding sequence ATGGAATGGATCGAAATAAGCATCATGACTTCCCAGGAAGCTCAGGAGTTGATTTCCAATTTTTTAATGGATCTGGGTTCTCCTGGGGTGGTTTTGGAAGATAACTCTCCCCTACCTCCCTTCCCGGAGTCGGAGATAGACTCGAGGAAGGAAGTCAAAGACTGCCTCATCAAAGGCTATTTTCCCTTGAAAGTCGATCTCACGAAGGTAACCGATCAGGTCGGTAAATATCTGGCCCTGTTGGAGAGTAATCAGATTTCTGTAGGGGCTAAAACTTTGCAAACTCGGATTCTTCGGGAAGAAGACTGGGAGTCTAATTGGAAGAAATATTTTAAACCCTTTCCGGTTGGAAAGCGGTTGGTGATCAAGCCGTCCTGGGAATCCTGTGAGACAAAACCTGATCAGGTTGTGATCGATATAGATCCAGGAATGGCCTTCGGTACGGGAAAACATGAAACAACCCAGTTATGCCTGGAATTATTGGAAGAAAGTATATCTCCGGGTATTCGGGTACTGGATATAGGTACGGGCTCGGGTATTCTGGCCATAGCAGCCGCCAAACTGGGAGCCTCTCGAGTTTTAGGGGTAGAAATAGATCCCGTTACCATCCAGTATGCCCGAGAAAATTTAATTAAAAATGCCGTTCAATCTAAAATAACCTTATATTTAGGGTCTTTAGAGAGTCTGGGTCAGGTAGATGAACCCTTTGATCTGGTTCTTATGAATATAAGGCCCCGGGTGATTCTTTCCCTGGTAGAGCCTCTAAAGAAGTATTTAAAACCTGCAAGCCTTCTTATCTTATCTGGAATATTACAAACTGAAGAACAGGAATTTATAGAAGCTTTAAAAGAAAAATCACTGATTATAAAGGAACAAAAACTTAAAGGAGAGTGGATTGCTCTGGTTTGTATGCAAACATTCGCCTGTTAG
- a CDS encoding 16S rRNA (uracil(1498)-N(3))-methyltransferase, producing the protein MVQNRFYVNPKWIRGTMVTIRGTDVWHITKVLRFGEGDRIYVFDGTGKEYYVLITEKTPKEVTGVILEKEYKNVESPLKITLAQALPKAGKMDLVVQKATELGVHRIIPLKTERVETKMDIRSFEYRRERWQRISVEAAKQSGRVMIPEIEPLISFESFLARDFEGLKILFWEEEKEIRFRQVLEQQNEVHEVIVVIGPEGGFSSEEVKKAREKGFSTVSLGPRILRTESVSIVVLGILQYEWGDF; encoded by the coding sequence ATGGTGCAGAATCGGTTTTATGTAAATCCAAAATGGATCAGAGGAACAATGGTAACAATACGAGGTACAGATGTATGGCATATTACCAAGGTATTACGGTTTGGAGAAGGAGATCGGATTTACGTTTTTGATGGAACCGGAAAAGAATATTATGTGCTCATAACAGAAAAAACTCCCAAAGAAGTAACAGGCGTTATCCTCGAAAAAGAATATAAAAATGTAGAATCCCCTTTAAAAATTACCCTGGCTCAAGCCTTACCTAAGGCTGGTAAAATGGATTTGGTTGTGCAGAAGGCAACCGAACTGGGAGTCCATCGAATTATTCCTCTCAAAACAGAGAGGGTGGAAACTAAAATGGATATACGGAGCTTTGAATACAGGCGGGAACGCTGGCAACGGATTTCAGTAGAAGCGGCTAAACAATCCGGCCGGGTTATGATTCCCGAGATTGAACCGCTCATCTCCTTTGAATCGTTCTTAGCCAGGGATTTTGAAGGACTTAAGATACTTTTTTGGGAGGAAGAAAAAGAAATCAGATTCCGGCAAGTTTTGGAACAACAGAACGAAGTCCACGAAGTAATCGTTGTTATCGGACCCGAAGGGGGATTTTCCTCAGAAGAAGTAAAAAAAGCCAGGGAGAAAGGATTCTCCACTGTTTCGTTAGGGCCGAGGATCCTAAGGACGGAAAGCGTTTCGATTGTGGTGTTGGGAATTCTTCAATACGAATGGGGAGACTTTTAA
- a CDS encoding cobalamin-independent methionine synthase II family protein, which produces MLKVTKDMILPTTMTGSYPRPYWFTKSLNGRPFKVALGDSIFREQYIDAVTCIINEQERAGLDIVTDGDSRFDLAVGGKSWFFYVLERLGGIQGHYDTSPVWATTFKHRPGHILWEVQEAYQPPAVVDKVTRGPLQYAALWKVAQRLTSKPVKFGTISAQILPSMLWNQYYSSVKELILELSEIMNQELKELAAAGCPLIQVEEPPHHMAAQDPGITEKDLEFFTEAFNRQVEGVEAEIWAHTCWGNPNQQAVFWERPSYERALPHLLQLNADAITFECASTGGKDLPLFGKYKTDKKIVIGVVSHTNTVVEPPEVVANLIRKALEYIPPERLIISTDCGFGREGLSRRIAFYKCVALVQGTNIVRKELGLPEVYIRAADPKFAFIDVKDLKGQSRL; this is translated from the coding sequence GTGCTAAAAGTAACCAAGGACATGATCTTGCCTACTACCATGACCGGATCTTATCCTCGACCTTATTGGTTCACAAAAAGTTTGAATGGGCGTCCCTTTAAGGTAGCCCTGGGAGATTCTATATTTCGTGAACAATACATCGATGCCGTTACCTGTATTATCAATGAGCAAGAGCGGGCCGGATTGGATATTGTAACCGATGGGGATTCGCGGTTTGATCTGGCCGTTGGAGGCAAATCCTGGTTTTTCTATGTTCTTGAACGTTTAGGTGGAATCCAGGGTCATTACGATACTTCACCGGTTTGGGCTACTACGTTCAAACATCGTCCAGGTCATATCTTATGGGAAGTTCAAGAAGCCTATCAACCTCCTGCTGTTGTGGATAAAGTAACCCGAGGACCTCTACAATATGCGGCTCTTTGGAAGGTAGCTCAGCGCTTGACCAGTAAGCCGGTAAAATTCGGAACCATTAGTGCGCAAATCCTCCCTTCGATGCTCTGGAATCAGTATTACTCTTCCGTAAAAGAGCTTATCCTGGAACTTTCCGAAATTATGAACCAGGAATTAAAAGAGTTAGCTGCAGCGGGCTGTCCTTTAATTCAGGTGGAAGAACCCCCTCACCACATGGCTGCCCAGGATCCAGGCATTACAGAGAAAGACCTGGAGTTTTTTACAGAAGCCTTTAACAGGCAGGTTGAGGGAGTAGAGGCTGAGATCTGGGCCCATACCTGCTGGGGAAATCCAAATCAACAAGCCGTCTTTTGGGAAAGGCCCAGCTATGAACGGGCACTTCCTCACCTTCTCCAGTTGAACGCCGACGCTATTACCTTTGAATGTGCCAGTACAGGCGGAAAAGACCTCCCTCTCTTTGGTAAATATAAAACCGATAAAAAAATCGTTATCGGTGTGGTCAGTCACACCAATACCGTTGTGGAACCTCCAGAAGTAGTGGCCAACCTGATTCGAAAAGCTCTGGAGTATATCCCCCCGGAACGGTTAATCATCAGCACCGATTGCGGGTTCGGTCGAGAAGGTCTATCGCGAAGGATCGCTTTTTATAAGTGTGTCGCCCTGGTTCAAGGAACCAATATAGTCCGTAAAGAACTGGGATTACCGGAAGTTTACATTCGAGCAGCAGATCCCAAATTCGCTTTCATAGATGTAAAGGATTTGAAGGGGCAATCCCGGCTGTGA
- a CDS encoding mandelate racemase/muconate lactonizing enzyme family protein, producing the protein MKIKQVKTTLLSLPLKRELATSIHRVHTVETVLVETVTESGIEGFGLVFTFSQHQTRALKAMVEDLAQVVTGEEVEFVEKIWEKMWKRINFVGWSGLPVMALSAIDTALWDIIGKLAEMPLYKIFGGCRNKLLVYHSGGQWLSYSKEDLIAEAKEFVGQGFKAFKMRIGKPTMKEDLDRIEAVRRIIGDHILLSVDANQGFTVHYAIEMGKRLADYNLYWYEEPVPANDLEGSARVAEAVDTPLASGETVYTREGILQMLQHRAADILMPDLARMGGITEWRKAAILADSFHVPVSPHIYTEFTAHAAAASPNVTICEYMPWFDELMVNPFKVEEGYLILPEEPGLGLTLDRKAIEKYAVR; encoded by the coding sequence ATGAAAATAAAACAGGTTAAAACTACCTTGTTATCTCTTCCCCTCAAACGGGAATTGGCTACCTCTATTCATCGGGTCCACACAGTTGAAACGGTCCTGGTAGAAACCGTTACTGAGAGTGGTATAGAAGGATTCGGTTTGGTATTTACCTTTAGCCAGCATCAGACCAGGGCTTTGAAGGCTATGGTCGAGGATCTAGCTCAAGTCGTAACCGGAGAGGAAGTTGAATTTGTGGAAAAAATTTGGGAGAAAATGTGGAAGCGGATTAATTTTGTGGGATGGAGCGGTTTACCGGTAATGGCCCTGTCTGCTATTGATACGGCCCTTTGGGATATCATAGGAAAATTAGCAGAAATGCCTTTGTACAAAATATTTGGAGGGTGCCGAAATAAACTACTGGTCTATCACAGTGGTGGTCAGTGGTTGTCCTACTCCAAAGAGGATCTGATTGCAGAAGCCAAAGAATTTGTAGGTCAAGGATTTAAAGCCTTCAAGATGCGCATCGGGAAACCAACCATGAAAGAGGATCTGGACCGAATCGAAGCCGTTCGGAGGATTATCGGGGATCATATCCTTCTTTCTGTGGATGCCAATCAAGGGTTCACGGTTCATTATGCCATTGAAATGGGGAAACGACTGGCCGACTACAATCTTTATTGGTATGAGGAGCCGGTCCCGGCTAATGATTTAGAGGGAAGTGCTCGGGTTGCTGAAGCAGTGGATACGCCTCTGGCCAGTGGGGAAACAGTCTATACACGGGAGGGAATCTTGCAGATGTTGCAGCATCGAGCTGCCGACATCCTCATGCCGGATCTGGCTCGGATGGGAGGAATCACCGAATGGAGAAAAGCAGCCATTCTGGCCGATTCTTTCCATGTACCTGTTTCTCCCCATATCTATACCGAATTTACTGCACACGCTGCAGCAGCCTCCCCCAATGTTACGATCTGTGAGTATATGCCATGGTTTGATGAATTGATGGTTAATCCCTTTAAAGTTGAGGAGGGTTATTTGATTCTGCCGGAAGAGCCTGGACTGGGATTGACTTTAGATCGGAAGGCCATCGAGAAATATGCTGTGAGATAA